One genomic window of Erinaceus europaeus chromosome 19, mEriEur2.1, whole genome shotgun sequence includes the following:
- the LOC132534784 gene encoding elongin-A3 member B-like, giving the protein MELEKSVLIKAQELQADLDCIPHPKKFLRLFAKLLMLPISPDILRQTSLCRSVRRLLRYEQLGCIARDLTTYWQIIMEKQKIQESEARASARSQAPKGPQEADHNQDPQGHREAPEGQASTNPELSLPLHRHKRHRGCSKHRSPQTLSSEQSHEALAHSQGQPCTMTACLKACKPQHEQSAQDSQAKPQSRPDPWQTSQETPSLSQQPTEEEAWELPAMSFEAYLQYDQPNSVGPGHHYDLHLWECSSQLEQDSECPFSRRYSKTPVFAGSLQNSLPRGKNRHQQGVWGQHKEKALSQPSRMPQPLLKPSEDMCPPLQSEQLQKTHQRLKGETKTDGNQECTRLLKQKSQPQHTPQKTRSLPLQEAQGRRSGGQAARDPGPRLGLHTQPQGSATDRSRPGAQRPPQTLNKPREQRGASSSEQGISPSAPEDLRSSQAAWDIHPGLPEEPTCERPLSNLLSSTKIFNTNQKPAKKTGPLMAKSRKDFQKMLQR; this is encoded by the exons ATGGAGCTGGAGAAATCAGTGCTGATCAAGGCCCAGGAGCTGCAGGCCGACCTAGACTGCATCCCACACCCCAAGAAGTTCTTGAGGCTGTTCGCGAAACTCCTGATGCTGCCCATCTCGCCAGACATCCTGAGGCAGACAAGTCTCtgcagaagcgtgaggcgcctactAAGGTATGAACAGCTGGGATGTATAGCCAGAGATCTGACCACATACTGGCAGATAATCATGGAAAAGCAGAAAATCCAAGAATCTGAAGCCAGGGCATCAGCCAGGAGCCAGGCCCCAAAGGGCCCCCAGGAGGCAGATCACAACCAGGACCCTCAAGGACACCGAGAAGCACCAGAGGGCCAAGCCTCCACCAACCCAGAGCTTAGCCTTCCTCTGCACAgacacaagaggcacaggggctgctccaaGCACCGGAGCCCCCAGACTCTCTCCTCTGAACAAAGTCATGAGGCCTTAGCCCACAGCCAGGGCCAGCCCTGCACCATGACTGCCTGCCTAAAGGCCTGTAAGCCTCAGCATGAACAGTCTGCACAGGACTCCCAAGCAAAGCCCCAGTCTAGACCAGACCCCTGGCAGACCTCTCAGGAGACCCCAAGCCTCAGCCAACAGCCAACTGAGGAGGAGGCATGGGAGCTACCAGCCATGTCCTTTGAAGCTTACCTCCAATAtgaccagccca ATTCTGTTGGGCCAGGCCACCACTACGATCTCCACCTGTGGGAATGTTCTTCTCAGCTGGAGCAAGACTCTGAGTGCCCTTTCTCTAGAAGGTATTCTAAGACACCTGTCTTTGCGGGATCCCTGCAGAACTCTCTCCCTAGAGGTAAGAACAGGCACCAGCAGGGCGTGTGGGGTCAGCACAAGGAAAAGGCCCTCTCCCAGCCTTCAAGAATGCcccagcccctcctgaaacccagtGAGGACATGTGCCCTCCTCTTCAGTCTGAGCAACTGCAGAAAACCCACCAGAGACTCAAGGGAGAGACAAAAACAGATGGGAACCAAGAGTGCACTCGTCTCCTGAAACAAAAAAGCCAGCCACAGCACACACCCCAGAAGACAAGGTCCCtgccgcttcaggaggcccaaggcagaAGGTCAGGAGGACAAgcagccagagacccaggcccaAGGCTGGGTCTCCACACTCAGCCCCAAGGCTCAGCCACTGACCGTTcccgtcctggagctcagaggcCTCCTCAGACCCTGAACAAGCCCCGGGAGCAGAGAGGTGCATCCAGCTCAGAGCAAGGCATCAGCCCATCAGCCCCAGAGGACCTGAGGAGCAGCCAGGCAGCCTGGGACATCCACCCTGGTCTCCCAGAAGAACCCACGTGTGAGAGGCCACTCTCCAACCTCCTGAGCAGCACCAAGATCTTCAACACCAACCAGAAACCAGCCAAGAAAACTGGCCCattgatggccaagtccaggaaagatttccagaaaatgctgcagAGATGA
- the LOC103119130 gene encoding protein SET-like has translation MNQGVPAFVSATGHHEDPDPGQSGRPTHPGLQALSHHWPLCVCVCVCVCVCKIPNFWVTTFVNHPQVSALLGEEDEEALHYLTRVEVTEFEDIKSGYRIDFYFDENPYFENKVLSKEFHLNESGDPSSKSTEIKWNSGKVPDMDDEEGEGEEDDDDDEEEEGLEDIDEEGDEDEGEEDEDDDEGEEGEEDEGEDD, from the exons ATGAACCAGGGAGTTCCTGCCTTTGTCAGCGCCACAGGGCACCATGAAGACCCAGACCCAGGGCAGTCAGGAAGGCCAACCCACCCGGGGCTCCAGGCTCTCAGCCATCATTGGCC tctatgtgtgtgtgtatgtgtgtgtgtgtgtgtctgcaaaaTCCCAAATTTTTGGGTAACAACATTTGTCAACCATCCACAAGTGTCTGCACTGCTtggggaggaggatgaagaggcgCTGCATTATTTGACAAGAGTTGAAGTGACAGAATTTGAAGATATTAAATCAGGTTACAGaatagatttttattttgatgaaaaCCCTTACTTCGAAAATAAAGTTCTCTCCAAAGAATTTCATCTGAATGAGAGTGGTGATCCTTCTTCAAAGTCCACTGAAATCAAATGGAATTCTGGAAAGGTTCCTGATATGGATGATGAAGAAGGCGAAggggaagaagatgatgatgatgatgaagaggaagaaggattaGAAGATATTGATGAAGAAGGAGATGAGGAtgaaggtgaagaagatgaagatgatgatgagggggaggaaggagaggaagatgaaggagaagatGACTAA